A portion of the Scleropages formosus chromosome 15, fSclFor1.1, whole genome shotgun sequence genome contains these proteins:
- the LOC108919632 gene encoding inverted formin-2 isoform X1, whose amino-acid sequence MAAGGENSKVSAGMLGQSAKAQLKWAAVRGRLSSSQEAEPAEANLENADPELCIRLLQVPTVVNYSGLKRRLEGSDQAWMTQFLELSGLDLLLEALDRLSGRGCSRIADALLQLTCVNCVRAVMNSSAGIHFIVDNEGYVRKLSQALDTSNIMVKKQVFELLAALSIFSADGYNLALDALDHYKSVKMQQYRFSVIMNELQATDNVPYMVTLLSVINAFILGTEDLRRRDRVRKEFVGLQLLDILPKLKEQEDEDLMIQCEAFEETMAEDEEELMRLYGGIDMGNHQEVFSTLFNKVSSSPASLQLLSILQALLQLGPERTDVWQVLEALSNRALLLAQNSELDSTEKIMDRLIISKGRPSSEHTAVLQPSRGTDRAVQTEKMDGSLGEVTKSSATAAVPPPPPPLPPLPGFEVGVLPQPHMGLAHPAAVPAVPPPPPPPPPPLPGAVRIPLPPSTLPGVTQGGPPLPPPPPPLPGALGIPPPPPPLPGVAQRGPPPPPGLGGMMPPPPPPLPFVGVPPPPPGALGVPPPPPFLPGGGPPLPPPPPSSGSEVVVAHTFYSVGCAPVSSCKAGRYPTQRMKKLNWQKLPSRVVTESQSMWTTMQGESPVEPDYSSIEELFSLPLAESKDKGPVTVVKKEPKEVSFIDAKKSLNLNIFLKQFKCSNEDIVAMVQNGDRSKFDVEVLKQFQKLFPEKHEIENLKSFQGEREKLANADQFYLLLLKVSCYPLRIECMLLCEEAVSLLETLRPKAELVEEACQSLRGSPCLPSFCKLILDVGNFMNYGSHTGNAEGFKISTLLKLTETKATKSRVTLLHHILEEAEKNHPELLRLPDDLEKCEKAAGVNLESIQVEASTFFKRLKDTKQKVSLSTADIKEQYLSALEDNLETFKALEDRFAAIECKKSDLALYLCEEPTQFSLEELFSTLKTFRSLFLKGLKENQTWKEQEAKAEKRKKQLAEEESKRQKGDNGKIVRKGPGVQEEGCIVDLLLADIRKGFQLRKTRPRCETDSRSSNEIHRDNSQPAADPSANSAGNEVGALDTVATLTASQTPGNVDNVGRAHSAKSEGPVLSPATDQPISPQDSKEAQLNSPGEQPTMGPSDTSTISTFPLATDGDVPTVNESSSCQDLETACVSSHELIRSQGGAALPPLSTLDGTCADLNGSSISGPGECAAPSENIVGTANSGSGTTDVNACGVAESTCVCKVPDWPDIQEAPVSASAVPDPAPKKQKHVKKAGTKKVGSDTHKTGCVIQ is encoded by the exons GTCTCTGCAGGGATGCTGGGACAATCAGCCAAGGCTCAGCTGAAATGGGCGGCTGTGCGGGGTCGCCTCAGCAGCTCCCAGGAGGCAGAGCCAGCGGAAGCAAACCTGGAGAATGCCGACCCGGAGCTGTGCATCCGGCTGCTGCAGGTGCCCACCGTGGTCAATTACTCGGGTCTGAAGCGTCGCTTGGAAGGCAGTGACCAAGCCTGGATGACGCAGTTCCTGGAACTCAGCGGACtggacctgctgctggaggCTTTGGACCGGTTGTCAGGCCGCGGTTGCTCTCGCAttgctgatgcacttttgcAGCTCACCTGTGTCAACTGTGTGCGTGCTGTCATGAACTCCTCAGCTGGCATCCACTTCATCGTGGACAACGAGGGCTATGTGCGCAAGCTGTCGCAAG CCCTGGACACCTCCAACATCATGGTAAAGAAGCAGGTGTTTGAGTTGCTGGCTGCCCTCAGCATATTTTCAGCAGATGGCTACAACCTGGCCCTGGATGCCCTGGACCATTACAAG AGTGTGAAGATGCAGCAGTACCGCTTTAGTGTGATCATGAATGAGCTGCAAGCAACAGACAATGTTCCTTACATGGTCACCCTGCTCAGCGTCATCAATGCCTTCATTCTGGGGACTGAGGACCTGCGGCGGAGGGACAGAGTGCGCAAGGAGTTTGTTG GGCTACAACTACTGGATATATTGCCAAAATTAaa AGAACAGGAAGATGAAGACCTAATGATCCAGTGTGAGGCATTCGAGGAGACCATGgctgaggatgaagaggaacTGATGAGGCTCTATGGGGGTATTGATATGGGAAACCACCAAGAGGTGTTCAGTACACTTTTCAACAAG GTTAGCAGCTCCCCAGCCTCCTTGCAGTTGCTCTCTATCCTGCAGGCTCTGCTGCAGCTAGGGCCAGAACGGACAGATGTGTGGCAGGTGCTGGAGGCCCTTAGCAACAGGGCTCTGCTGCTGGCTCAGAACT CTGAACTGGACTCAACTGAAAAGATAATGGACCGTCTGATAATCTCCAAAGGAAGACCCAGCAGTGAGCACACTGCAGTGCTTCAGCCTTCCAGGGGTACTGATAGGGCTGTCCAGACAGAGAAGATGGATGGTAGCCTGGGTGAAGTGACCAAGTCcagtgcaacagcagcagtacCCCCGCCTCCGCCTCCACTCCCACCCCTGCCTGGGTTTGAAGTTGGAGTGCTTCCTCAGCCCCATATGGGTCTGGctcatcctgctgctgttcctgctgttcctcctccacctcctccaccaccaccccctcTGCCTGGTGCTGTACGTATCCCCCTGCCACCGTCTACCTTGCCAGGTGTGACACAAGGAGGTCCACCACTCCCACCTCCCCCGCCACCTCTGCCCGGTGCTTTAGGTATtcctcccccaccacctcccTTGCCAGGTGTGGCACAAAGAggtcccccacctccacctggtTTGGGAGGTATGAtgcctccaccaccaccacccttaCCATTTGtaggtgtgccccctccaccccctggaGCTCTAGGGGTTCCTCCTCCCCCACCTTTCTTGCCAGGTGGGGGTCCACCActgcctccccctcccccatcaaGTGGAAGTGAAGTAGTGGTGGCCCACACCTTCTATTCTGTGGGCTGTGCGCCCGTTTCCTCCTGCAAAGCTGGCCGCTACCCCACACAACGCATGAAGAAGCTCAACTGGCAGAAACTGCCCTCCAGAGTTGTCACAG AAAGCCAGTCAATGTGGACCACAATGCAGGGGGAAAGCCCTGTGGAACCTGACTATTCCAGCATTGAGGAATTATTTAGCCTGCCACTGGCTGAGTCCAAAGACAAGGGGCCAGTCACAGTGGTAAAGAAGGAGCCTAAAGAG gtttCTTTCATTGATGCCAAGAAAAGCctaaatttgaatatttttctgaagCAGTTTAAATG TTCTAATGAAGACATTGTGGCCATGGTGCAAAATGGAGATAGGTCCAAGTTTGATGTGGAGGTGCTGAAACAGTTTCAGAAGCTGTTTCCAGAAAAGCACGAG ATCGAAAACTTGAAGTCCTTTCAAGGCGAGAGAGAGAAGCTGGCGAATGCTGACCAGTTTTACCTTTTGCTCCTAAAAGTTTCCTG ctACCCACTGAGAATAGAATGCATGCTGCTCTGTGAGGAAGCAGTGTCTCTGCTGGAGACGCTGAGGCCCAAAGCAGAGTTGGTGGAAGAAGCATGTCAAA GTCTTCGAGGCAGTCCCTGTCTTCCCAGTTTCTGCAAGCTCATCCTTGATGTTGGGAACTTCATGAACTAT GGGAGTCACACTGGTAATGCGGAGGGCTTCAAGATCAGCACTCTGCTAAAGCTGACAGAAACTAAAGCCACAAAGTCCCGCGTCACGCTGCTTCATCACATTCTGGAG GAGGCTGAAAAGAACCACCCTGAACTGTTGAGGCTCCCAGATGACCTTGAGAAATGCGAGAAAGCTGCTGG AGTGAACTTGGAGTCCATCCAGGTGGAAGCAAGCACGTTCTTCAAACGCCTCAAGGACACTAAACAGAAAGTCAGCCTGTCAACAGCTGACATCAAAGAGCAGTATTTAAGTGCTCTTGAG GACAACCTGGAGACTTTTAAAGCCCTGGAGGACCGCTTTGCTGCCATTGAGTGCAAGAAGTCTGACCTGGCACTGTACCTGTGTGAGGAGCCAACCCAGTTCTCACTTGAAGAGCTCTTCAGCACCTTGAAAACCTTCCGGAGCCTCTTCCTCAAGGGACTGAAG GAGAATCAGACCTGGAAGGAACAGGAGGCCAaggcagagaagagaaagaaacagctgGCGGAGGAAGAATCAAAAAGGCAGAAGGGGGACAATGGAAAGATAG TACGGAAAGGTCCCGGGGTTCAAGAAGAGGGCTGCATTGTGGACCTCTTGCTGGCGGATATTCGGAAGGGTTTCCAGCTGAGGAAGACACGGCCCAGGTGCGAGACGGACAGCCGTTCCTCTAATGAAATTCATAGGGATAACAGCCAGCCTG ctgcagacCCAAGTGCAAATTCTGCAGGAAATGAAGTAGGAGCACTGGATACCGTAGCTACCTTGACCGCCAGTCAAACCCCAGGAAATGTAGACAACGTGGGAAGGGCGCACTCTGCCAAATCAGAAGGACCTGTATTGTCACCAGCTACTGACCAACCCATTAGCCCTCAGGACTCCAAGGAAGCTCAGCTAAATTCTCCTGGGGAGCAGCCAACCATGGGGCCTTCTGACACCTCCACAATATCCACCTTTCCTCTAGCCACAGATGGTGATGTGCCTACGGTGAATGAGAGCAGCAGCTGTCAGGACTTGGAGACAGCATGTGTATCCAGTCACGAACTTATCCGCTCACAAGGGGGTGCTGCTCTGCCTCCTTTGAGCACGCTCGACGGCACTTGCGCGGACTTGAATGGAAGCAGCATCTCGGGGCCCGGTGAATGTGCTGCTCCTAGTGAGAACATAGTGGGCACTGCTAATTCAGGGAGCGGGACCACAGACGTCAACGCATGTGGCGTGGCTGAGAGTACATGTGTCTGCAAAGTACCTGATTGGCCAGACATACAGGAAGCACCAGTGTCTGCCTCTGCTGTTCCTGACCCAGCACCTAAAAAACAGAAGCACGTAAAAAAAGCAGGGACGAAG AAAGTTGGAAGCgacacacacaaaactgggTGTGTGATACAGTGA
- the LOC108919632 gene encoding inverted formin-2 isoform X3: MAAGGENSKVSAGMLGQSAKAQLKWAAVRGRLSSSQEAEPAEANLENADPELCIRLLQVPTVVNYSGLKRRLEGSDQAWMTQFLELSGLDLLLEALDRLSGRGCSRIADALLQLTCVNCVRAVMNSSAGIHFIVDNEGYVRKLSQALDTSNIMVKKQVFELLAALSIFSADGYNLALDALDHYKSVKMQQYRFSVIMNELQATDNVPYMVTLLSVINAFILGTEDLRRRDRVRKEFVGLQLLDILPKLK, translated from the exons GTCTCTGCAGGGATGCTGGGACAATCAGCCAAGGCTCAGCTGAAATGGGCGGCTGTGCGGGGTCGCCTCAGCAGCTCCCAGGAGGCAGAGCCAGCGGAAGCAAACCTGGAGAATGCCGACCCGGAGCTGTGCATCCGGCTGCTGCAGGTGCCCACCGTGGTCAATTACTCGGGTCTGAAGCGTCGCTTGGAAGGCAGTGACCAAGCCTGGATGACGCAGTTCCTGGAACTCAGCGGACtggacctgctgctggaggCTTTGGACCGGTTGTCAGGCCGCGGTTGCTCTCGCAttgctgatgcacttttgcAGCTCACCTGTGTCAACTGTGTGCGTGCTGTCATGAACTCCTCAGCTGGCATCCACTTCATCGTGGACAACGAGGGCTATGTGCGCAAGCTGTCGCAAG CCCTGGACACCTCCAACATCATGGTAAAGAAGCAGGTGTTTGAGTTGCTGGCTGCCCTCAGCATATTTTCAGCAGATGGCTACAACCTGGCCCTGGATGCCCTGGACCATTACAAG AGTGTGAAGATGCAGCAGTACCGCTTTAGTGTGATCATGAATGAGCTGCAAGCAACAGACAATGTTCCTTACATGGTCACCCTGCTCAGCGTCATCAATGCCTTCATTCTGGGGACTGAGGACCTGCGGCGGAGGGACAGAGTGCGCAAGGAGTTTGTTG GGCTACAACTACTGGATATATTGCCAAAATTAaagtaa
- the LOC108919632 gene encoding inverted formin-2 isoform X2: MLGQSAKAQLKWAAVRGRLSSSQEAEPAEANLENADPELCIRLLQVPTVVNYSGLKRRLEGSDQAWMTQFLELSGLDLLLEALDRLSGRGCSRIADALLQLTCVNCVRAVMNSSAGIHFIVDNEGYVRKLSQALDTSNIMVKKQVFELLAALSIFSADGYNLALDALDHYKSVKMQQYRFSVIMNELQATDNVPYMVTLLSVINAFILGTEDLRRRDRVRKEFVGLQLLDILPKLKEQEDEDLMIQCEAFEETMAEDEEELMRLYGGIDMGNHQEVFSTLFNKVSSSPASLQLLSILQALLQLGPERTDVWQVLEALSNRALLLAQNSELDSTEKIMDRLIISKGRPSSEHTAVLQPSRGTDRAVQTEKMDGSLGEVTKSSATAAVPPPPPPLPPLPGFEVGVLPQPHMGLAHPAAVPAVPPPPPPPPPPLPGAVRIPLPPSTLPGVTQGGPPLPPPPPPLPGALGIPPPPPPLPGVAQRGPPPPPGLGGMMPPPPPPLPFVGVPPPPPGALGVPPPPPFLPGGGPPLPPPPPSSGSEVVVAHTFYSVGCAPVSSCKAGRYPTQRMKKLNWQKLPSRVVTESQSMWTTMQGESPVEPDYSSIEELFSLPLAESKDKGPVTVVKKEPKEVSFIDAKKSLNLNIFLKQFKCSNEDIVAMVQNGDRSKFDVEVLKQFQKLFPEKHEIENLKSFQGEREKLANADQFYLLLLKVSCYPLRIECMLLCEEAVSLLETLRPKAELVEEACQSLRGSPCLPSFCKLILDVGNFMNYGSHTGNAEGFKISTLLKLTETKATKSRVTLLHHILEEAEKNHPELLRLPDDLEKCEKAAGVNLESIQVEASTFFKRLKDTKQKVSLSTADIKEQYLSALEDNLETFKALEDRFAAIECKKSDLALYLCEEPTQFSLEELFSTLKTFRSLFLKGLKENQTWKEQEAKAEKRKKQLAEEESKRQKGDNGKIVRKGPGVQEEGCIVDLLLADIRKGFQLRKTRPRCETDSRSSNEIHRDNSQPAADPSANSAGNEVGALDTVATLTASQTPGNVDNVGRAHSAKSEGPVLSPATDQPISPQDSKEAQLNSPGEQPTMGPSDTSTISTFPLATDGDVPTVNESSSCQDLETACVSSHELIRSQGGAALPPLSTLDGTCADLNGSSISGPGECAAPSENIVGTANSGSGTTDVNACGVAESTCVCKVPDWPDIQEAPVSASAVPDPAPKKQKHVKKAGTKKVGSDTHKTGCVIQ; the protein is encoded by the exons ATGCTGGGACAATCAGCCAAGGCTCAGCTGAAATGGGCGGCTGTGCGGGGTCGCCTCAGCAGCTCCCAGGAGGCAGAGCCAGCGGAAGCAAACCTGGAGAATGCCGACCCGGAGCTGTGCATCCGGCTGCTGCAGGTGCCCACCGTGGTCAATTACTCGGGTCTGAAGCGTCGCTTGGAAGGCAGTGACCAAGCCTGGATGACGCAGTTCCTGGAACTCAGCGGACtggacctgctgctggaggCTTTGGACCGGTTGTCAGGCCGCGGTTGCTCTCGCAttgctgatgcacttttgcAGCTCACCTGTGTCAACTGTGTGCGTGCTGTCATGAACTCCTCAGCTGGCATCCACTTCATCGTGGACAACGAGGGCTATGTGCGCAAGCTGTCGCAAG CCCTGGACACCTCCAACATCATGGTAAAGAAGCAGGTGTTTGAGTTGCTGGCTGCCCTCAGCATATTTTCAGCAGATGGCTACAACCTGGCCCTGGATGCCCTGGACCATTACAAG AGTGTGAAGATGCAGCAGTACCGCTTTAGTGTGATCATGAATGAGCTGCAAGCAACAGACAATGTTCCTTACATGGTCACCCTGCTCAGCGTCATCAATGCCTTCATTCTGGGGACTGAGGACCTGCGGCGGAGGGACAGAGTGCGCAAGGAGTTTGTTG GGCTACAACTACTGGATATATTGCCAAAATTAaa AGAACAGGAAGATGAAGACCTAATGATCCAGTGTGAGGCATTCGAGGAGACCATGgctgaggatgaagaggaacTGATGAGGCTCTATGGGGGTATTGATATGGGAAACCACCAAGAGGTGTTCAGTACACTTTTCAACAAG GTTAGCAGCTCCCCAGCCTCCTTGCAGTTGCTCTCTATCCTGCAGGCTCTGCTGCAGCTAGGGCCAGAACGGACAGATGTGTGGCAGGTGCTGGAGGCCCTTAGCAACAGGGCTCTGCTGCTGGCTCAGAACT CTGAACTGGACTCAACTGAAAAGATAATGGACCGTCTGATAATCTCCAAAGGAAGACCCAGCAGTGAGCACACTGCAGTGCTTCAGCCTTCCAGGGGTACTGATAGGGCTGTCCAGACAGAGAAGATGGATGGTAGCCTGGGTGAAGTGACCAAGTCcagtgcaacagcagcagtacCCCCGCCTCCGCCTCCACTCCCACCCCTGCCTGGGTTTGAAGTTGGAGTGCTTCCTCAGCCCCATATGGGTCTGGctcatcctgctgctgttcctgctgttcctcctccacctcctccaccaccaccccctcTGCCTGGTGCTGTACGTATCCCCCTGCCACCGTCTACCTTGCCAGGTGTGACACAAGGAGGTCCACCACTCCCACCTCCCCCGCCACCTCTGCCCGGTGCTTTAGGTATtcctcccccaccacctcccTTGCCAGGTGTGGCACAAAGAggtcccccacctccacctggtTTGGGAGGTATGAtgcctccaccaccaccacccttaCCATTTGtaggtgtgccccctccaccccctggaGCTCTAGGGGTTCCTCCTCCCCCACCTTTCTTGCCAGGTGGGGGTCCACCActgcctccccctcccccatcaaGTGGAAGTGAAGTAGTGGTGGCCCACACCTTCTATTCTGTGGGCTGTGCGCCCGTTTCCTCCTGCAAAGCTGGCCGCTACCCCACACAACGCATGAAGAAGCTCAACTGGCAGAAACTGCCCTCCAGAGTTGTCACAG AAAGCCAGTCAATGTGGACCACAATGCAGGGGGAAAGCCCTGTGGAACCTGACTATTCCAGCATTGAGGAATTATTTAGCCTGCCACTGGCTGAGTCCAAAGACAAGGGGCCAGTCACAGTGGTAAAGAAGGAGCCTAAAGAG gtttCTTTCATTGATGCCAAGAAAAGCctaaatttgaatatttttctgaagCAGTTTAAATG TTCTAATGAAGACATTGTGGCCATGGTGCAAAATGGAGATAGGTCCAAGTTTGATGTGGAGGTGCTGAAACAGTTTCAGAAGCTGTTTCCAGAAAAGCACGAG ATCGAAAACTTGAAGTCCTTTCAAGGCGAGAGAGAGAAGCTGGCGAATGCTGACCAGTTTTACCTTTTGCTCCTAAAAGTTTCCTG ctACCCACTGAGAATAGAATGCATGCTGCTCTGTGAGGAAGCAGTGTCTCTGCTGGAGACGCTGAGGCCCAAAGCAGAGTTGGTGGAAGAAGCATGTCAAA GTCTTCGAGGCAGTCCCTGTCTTCCCAGTTTCTGCAAGCTCATCCTTGATGTTGGGAACTTCATGAACTAT GGGAGTCACACTGGTAATGCGGAGGGCTTCAAGATCAGCACTCTGCTAAAGCTGACAGAAACTAAAGCCACAAAGTCCCGCGTCACGCTGCTTCATCACATTCTGGAG GAGGCTGAAAAGAACCACCCTGAACTGTTGAGGCTCCCAGATGACCTTGAGAAATGCGAGAAAGCTGCTGG AGTGAACTTGGAGTCCATCCAGGTGGAAGCAAGCACGTTCTTCAAACGCCTCAAGGACACTAAACAGAAAGTCAGCCTGTCAACAGCTGACATCAAAGAGCAGTATTTAAGTGCTCTTGAG GACAACCTGGAGACTTTTAAAGCCCTGGAGGACCGCTTTGCTGCCATTGAGTGCAAGAAGTCTGACCTGGCACTGTACCTGTGTGAGGAGCCAACCCAGTTCTCACTTGAAGAGCTCTTCAGCACCTTGAAAACCTTCCGGAGCCTCTTCCTCAAGGGACTGAAG GAGAATCAGACCTGGAAGGAACAGGAGGCCAaggcagagaagagaaagaaacagctgGCGGAGGAAGAATCAAAAAGGCAGAAGGGGGACAATGGAAAGATAG TACGGAAAGGTCCCGGGGTTCAAGAAGAGGGCTGCATTGTGGACCTCTTGCTGGCGGATATTCGGAAGGGTTTCCAGCTGAGGAAGACACGGCCCAGGTGCGAGACGGACAGCCGTTCCTCTAATGAAATTCATAGGGATAACAGCCAGCCTG ctgcagacCCAAGTGCAAATTCTGCAGGAAATGAAGTAGGAGCACTGGATACCGTAGCTACCTTGACCGCCAGTCAAACCCCAGGAAATGTAGACAACGTGGGAAGGGCGCACTCTGCCAAATCAGAAGGACCTGTATTGTCACCAGCTACTGACCAACCCATTAGCCCTCAGGACTCCAAGGAAGCTCAGCTAAATTCTCCTGGGGAGCAGCCAACCATGGGGCCTTCTGACACCTCCACAATATCCACCTTTCCTCTAGCCACAGATGGTGATGTGCCTACGGTGAATGAGAGCAGCAGCTGTCAGGACTTGGAGACAGCATGTGTATCCAGTCACGAACTTATCCGCTCACAAGGGGGTGCTGCTCTGCCTCCTTTGAGCACGCTCGACGGCACTTGCGCGGACTTGAATGGAAGCAGCATCTCGGGGCCCGGTGAATGTGCTGCTCCTAGTGAGAACATAGTGGGCACTGCTAATTCAGGGAGCGGGACCACAGACGTCAACGCATGTGGCGTGGCTGAGAGTACATGTGTCTGCAAAGTACCTGATTGGCCAGACATACAGGAAGCACCAGTGTCTGCCTCTGCTGTTCCTGACCCAGCACCTAAAAAACAGAAGCACGTAAAAAAAGCAGGGACGAAG AAAGTTGGAAGCgacacacacaaaactgggTGTGTGATACAGTGA